A portion of the Chelmon rostratus isolate fCheRos1 chromosome 15, fCheRos1.pri, whole genome shotgun sequence genome contains these proteins:
- the LOC121618285 gene encoding transformer-2 protein homolog alpha-like isoform X1, with protein sequence MSDNEKEFREQDSQPGSRSASPRGSATSTSRSPARSRDSSHHSRSRSRSRSRSKSRSRSHRSSRRHHSRSRSRSHRRRSRSRSRSWHRRRSHSRSPMSNRRRHIGNRANPDPNSCLGVFGLSLYTTERDLREVFSKYGPLSDVNIVYDQQSRRSRGFAFVYFENSEDSKEAKERANGMELDGRRIRVDFSITKRAHTPTPGIYMGRPTYGGGGGGGGGGGGGGGGGSSSGGSSRRTSRDYDRGYDRGYDRGYDRDYDRYDDREYRSYRRRSPSPYYSRGYRSRSRSRSYSPRHY encoded by the exons ATGAGCGACAACGAGAAAGAATTCAGGGAGCAG GACTCGCAGCCTGGCTCAAGGAGTGCGTCCCCTCGGGGCTCAGCGACATCCACCAGCCGCTCACCAGCACGCTCCAGAGATAGCTCCCATCATTCCAGGTCCAGATCTCGTTCTCGATCCAGATCAAAATCCAG GTCCCGTTCCCATCGAAGTTCACGTAGACACCACTCCCGCTCTCGTTCCCGTTCCCACCGACGCCGCTCTAGGAGCCGATCTCGTAGCTGGCACCGGCGAAGAAGCCATAGCCGTTCCCCCATGTCAAATCGTCGTAGACACATTGGCAACAGG gCCAACCCAGATCCCAACAGCTGTCTTGGTGTATTTGGATTGAGTCTGTACACCACTGAGAGGGACCTCAGGGAGGTCTTCTCTAAGTATGGCCCTTTGAGTGACGTCAACATCGTGTATGATCAGCAGTCTCGTCGTTCAAGAGGCTTTGCCTTTGTCTACTTTGAAAACTCTGAGGACTCCAAGGAG GCTAAGGAGCGTGCTAACGGAATGGAGCTTGATGGGCGTAGGATCCGAGTAGATTTCTCCATTACAAAACGAGCCCATACTCCCACTCCTGGAATCTACATGGGACGCCCGACATA tggtggtggcggcggcggcggcggtggtggtggcggcggcggcggtggcggtAGTAGTAGTGGTGGTTCATCACGGCGCACCTCAAGAGACTACGACAGGGGCTACGACAGAGGCTATGACAGAGGTTATGATCGTGATTATGACCGCTATGATGACAGAGAATACAGATCATACAG ACGCAGATCTCCTTCTCCTTATTATAGCAGAGGGTACCGCTCACGATCCCGCTCACGGTCCTACTCACCAC GTCACTACTGA
- the LOC121618285 gene encoding transformer-2 protein homolog alpha-like isoform X2, producing MSNRRRHIGNRANPDPNSCLGVFGLSLYTTERDLREVFSKYGPLSDVNIVYDQQSRRSRGFAFVYFENSEDSKEAKERANGMELDGRRIRVDFSITKRAHTPTPGIYMGRPTYGGGGGGGGGGGGGGGGGSSSGGSSRRTSRDYDRGYDRGYDRGYDRDYDRYDDREYRSYRRRSPSPYYSRGYRSRSRSRSYSPRHY from the exons ATGTCAAATCGTCGTAGACACATTGGCAACAGG gCCAACCCAGATCCCAACAGCTGTCTTGGTGTATTTGGATTGAGTCTGTACACCACTGAGAGGGACCTCAGGGAGGTCTTCTCTAAGTATGGCCCTTTGAGTGACGTCAACATCGTGTATGATCAGCAGTCTCGTCGTTCAAGAGGCTTTGCCTTTGTCTACTTTGAAAACTCTGAGGACTCCAAGGAG GCTAAGGAGCGTGCTAACGGAATGGAGCTTGATGGGCGTAGGATCCGAGTAGATTTCTCCATTACAAAACGAGCCCATACTCCCACTCCTGGAATCTACATGGGACGCCCGACATA tggtggtggcggcggcggcggcggtggtggtggcggcggcggcggtggcggtAGTAGTAGTGGTGGTTCATCACGGCGCACCTCAAGAGACTACGACAGGGGCTACGACAGAGGCTATGACAGAGGTTATGATCGTGATTATGACCGCTATGATGACAGAGAATACAGATCATACAG ACGCAGATCTCCTTCTCCTTATTATAGCAGAGGGTACCGCTCACGATCCCGCTCACGGTCCTACTCACCAC GTCACTACTGA